A single region of the Pontimicrobium sp. SW4 genome encodes:
- a CDS encoding phosphoglycerate kinase — MKTIDDINFENKKALIRVDFNVPLNDVFEVTDDTRIISAKPTIIKILEDGGSCILMSHLGRPKGPQEEFSLKHIVNKVEEIIGVEIKFSNNCIGKEAETAASNLEPGQILLLENLRFHEEEKQGDETFANQLAKLGDIYVNDAFGTAHRAHASTTVVAKFFTENKCFGKLLAKEIESIGRVLESGEKPVLAVLGGAKVSSKITIIENILDKVDHLIIGGGMTFTFIKAQGGSIGDSICEDDKMELALDILKQAKAKNVQIHLPIDVVAADAFTNNAKTQIVAANNIPKGWQGLDCGPKSIVLFDNIVNQCKTILWNGPLGVFEMENFASGTIALGDSIAQATKKGAFSLVGGGDSVAAVKQFGFQNKVSYVSTGGGAMLESLEGKTLPGIAAILN, encoded by the coding sequence ATGAAAACTATTGATGATATTAACTTTGAAAACAAAAAAGCACTTATTAGAGTAGACTTTAATGTACCCTTAAATGATGTTTTTGAAGTTACGGATGACACTCGAATTATTTCAGCAAAACCAACAATAATAAAAATATTAGAAGATGGTGGCAGTTGTATATTAATGTCGCATTTAGGGAGACCAAAAGGACCACAAGAAGAATTTTCATTAAAGCACATTGTAAATAAAGTTGAAGAAATTATAGGAGTAGAAATAAAATTTTCAAACAATTGTATTGGTAAAGAAGCTGAAACTGCTGCTTCAAATCTAGAACCTGGTCAAATATTATTATTAGAAAACTTACGCTTCCATGAAGAGGAGAAACAAGGAGACGAAACATTTGCAAACCAATTAGCCAAATTAGGAGATATATATGTAAATGATGCTTTTGGAACAGCTCATAGAGCGCACGCATCTACAACAGTTGTGGCTAAATTTTTTACAGAAAACAAGTGTTTCGGAAAACTATTAGCAAAAGAAATTGAGAGTATTGGAAGAGTATTGGAATCTGGAGAAAAACCAGTTTTAGCAGTATTAGGAGGTGCAAAAGTATCTTCTAAAATTACTATTATTGAAAATATTTTAGATAAGGTTGATCATCTAATTATAGGTGGAGGAATGACATTTACATTTATAAAAGCACAAGGAGGAAGTATAGGTGATTCTATTTGCGAAGATGATAAAATGGAATTGGCGCTAGATATTTTAAAGCAAGCCAAAGCCAAAAATGTTCAAATACATTTACCAATAGATGTGGTTGCTGCAGATGCTTTTACTAATAATGCCAAAACTCAAATTGTTGCCGCAAATAATATTCCAAAAGGGTGGCAAGGATTAGATTGCGGTCCGAAATCGATAGTGTTGTTCGACAATATAGTTAACCAGTGTAAAACTATTTTATGGAATGGCCCTTTAGGTGTTTTTGAAATGGAAAATTTTGCAAGTGGCACTATAGCTTTAGGAGATTCTATTGCACAAGCAACCAAAAAAGGAGCATTTTCTTTAGTTGGAGGAGGAGACTCTGTGGCTGCGGTAAAGCAATTTGGATTTCAAAATAAGGTAAGTTATGTAAGTACAGGAGGTGGTGCAATGCTAGAAAGCCTAGAAGGAAAGACACTTCCTGGAATTGCGGCCATTTTAAACTAG